One Echinicola strongylocentroti DNA window includes the following coding sequences:
- a CDS encoding outer membrane protein assembly factor BamB family protein: MMNKCRGILVSCFAMVLATFSIQPSLAQLTGRVTVAEKDDSVAEAQGYAGAVVSDGFHVVETDEKGYFTLSGWEKQQFVTIYPSADFSVGERYIAIEEGRDDYSFEVSLKAVKKTVDFIQISDTETFEYGGWVDDLKQYIKVHQPDFVVHTGDICYESGMKWHSENITQKELGVPVYYCLGNHDLIKGERGEAYFESKFGPAWYAFEAGGVVNVITPMMGGDYLPGFDHEDIGGWLENLFKVYGEEKTKFFYNHDLLTSGDTFEFKINENNAIILNDYGLKAWFYGHHHMNMAKEHGEAGVRSYGTSSMPQGGIDHSPSSFREVSVDQDGNIKSNMRWTYLDRAIQINNPSNGTAVINKEGELSFSVNVYDTGADVDSVIYSVWGAEGFNWSNSLDTGVWAKMGQFSDWNWRADVELDTLGKHTLVVDAYLNSGEVLHRKSTFQAVSSNVVEELSGDLEWPNLGGNESHDAVSDQSLALPFQLAWTKNIGSNIFMSSPVLYDDYVLSSSFDDGNATNCFIVCWSGKTGEEKWRFSTRNGIKNQMVVAKGMVIGTDMEGYTYAVDIASGRKVWERDIGYDRKYGFVSGIVTDGEVVYTGFSESLTALQVTDGTPLWKADKNRGGYGTTATMTLAGDVLIVNRQWGGIDAFRKVTGEHLWTRNDDGLRFRDGVLTYKEGSLWVAERSSLTTNKLHEIAPATGKTLTVMETGMTNTGTSAPIVTGNKLVIAGAHPGIAAFDKIQKKQLWEFQVDKAMFYTPSYFENQEQSIESTPVLVGDLLIFGAMDGNVYAVNVHDGKLLWKTRLGAPVMTTAAISSNGFYISDFAGNIYCFRSKESN; this comes from the coding sequence ATGATGAATAAATGTAGAGGTATATTGGTTTCTTGCTTTGCGATGGTTTTGGCTACTTTTAGTATTCAGCCCTCACTGGCGCAACTTACGGGGCGAGTGACGGTGGCGGAGAAAGATGATAGCGTGGCTGAAGCACAGGGCTATGCCGGAGCGGTAGTTTCCGATGGTTTCCATGTGGTGGAGACAGATGAAAAAGGTTATTTTACATTGTCTGGATGGGAGAAACAACAGTTTGTGACTATTTATCCAAGTGCAGACTTTTCTGTTGGAGAAAGGTATATTGCTATAGAGGAAGGTCGGGATGACTACAGTTTTGAAGTTTCTTTAAAAGCCGTTAAAAAAACGGTTGATTTTATTCAGATCAGTGATACAGAAACATTTGAGTACGGAGGCTGGGTGGATGACCTGAAGCAATATATAAAGGTTCACCAGCCTGATTTTGTGGTGCATACAGGGGATATTTGCTATGAGTCAGGCATGAAGTGGCATAGCGAAAACATCACCCAAAAAGAATTGGGAGTTCCTGTTTATTATTGTTTGGGAAACCATGACTTGATCAAAGGCGAGCGTGGAGAAGCTTATTTTGAGTCAAAATTTGGCCCTGCTTGGTATGCTTTTGAAGCAGGTGGGGTCGTGAATGTCATTACGCCAATGATGGGCGGCGACTATCTTCCCGGCTTTGATCATGAGGATATTGGCGGTTGGCTGGAAAACTTATTTAAGGTATACGGTGAAGAAAAAACCAAATTTTTCTATAATCATGATTTGTTGACAAGTGGAGACACATTTGAATTTAAAATCAACGAAAATAACGCAATAATACTCAATGATTATGGTCTTAAAGCATGGTTTTATGGTCATCACCATATGAACATGGCCAAGGAGCATGGAGAGGCAGGTGTCCGTTCCTATGGTACTTCTTCCATGCCACAGGGCGGGATAGATCATTCCCCATCTTCTTTTAGGGAAGTGAGTGTAGATCAAGATGGAAATATAAAAAGTAACATGAGATGGACCTATTTAGATCGGGCTATTCAAATCAATAATCCTTCTAATGGGACCGCTGTGATAAATAAGGAAGGGGAGCTTTCTTTTTCTGTAAATGTCTATGATACCGGAGCAGATGTGGACAGTGTCATTTACAGTGTTTGGGGAGCAGAGGGATTTAATTGGTCAAATTCTCTTGATACCGGTGTTTGGGCGAAGATGGGCCAGTTTTCGGATTGGAATTGGCGGGCAGATGTGGAGCTGGACACTCTCGGTAAACATACCTTGGTGGTAGATGCGTATCTGAATAGTGGTGAGGTACTCCATCGCAAAAGCACTTTTCAGGCTGTTTCCAGCAATGTAGTTGAAGAGTTGTCTGGTGATTTGGAATGGCCAAACCTTGGCGGGAACGAATCCCATGATGCTGTAAGTGACCAATCCTTGGCGCTTCCCTTTCAGTTGGCATGGACGAAAAATATTGGCAGTAATATATTCATGAGTTCACCTGTGCTTTATGATGACTATGTACTTTCCTCCAGCTTCGATGATGGCAATGCGACGAATTGTTTTATCGTTTGTTGGAGCGGCAAAACCGGGGAAGAGAAATGGCGCTTTTCTACTCGTAATGGGATCAAAAACCAAATGGTTGTTGCAAAAGGGATGGTTATTGGTACAGATATGGAAGGTTATACCTATGCGGTAGATATTGCATCTGGAAGAAAGGTATGGGAGAGGGATATTGGATATGACCGTAAGTATGGCTTCGTTTCAGGTATTGTGACAGATGGGGAAGTTGTCTATACAGGTTTTTCTGAGAGCCTCACTGCATTACAGGTTACTGATGGAACGCCATTATGGAAGGCAGATAAAAACCGGGGAGGCTATGGAACTACGGCCACCATGACATTGGCAGGGGATGTATTGATTGTTAACCGCCAATGGGGAGGGATAGACGCTTTCCGGAAAGTTACGGGAGAGCATCTCTGGACCCGAAATGATGACGGCCTACGTTTTCGAGATGGTGTTTTGACATATAAGGAAGGGAGTCTTTGGGTGGCAGAGCGAAGTAGTTTGACTACTAATAAGCTTCATGAGATAGCGCCTGCAACAGGTAAGACCTTGACTGTGATGGAAACGGGAATGACCAATACGGGGACTTCGGCACCTATCGTTACCGGTAATAAGCTCGTCATCGCAGGTGCACACCCCGGAATAGCGGCTTTTGATAAAATTCAAAAGAAACAACTTTGGGAATTTCAGGTGGATAAAGCGATGTTTTATACACCATCATATTTTGAAAATCAAGAGCAAAGTATAGAAAGCACCCCGGTTTTGGTGGGGGATTTATTGATCTTTGGTGCAATGGATGGAAATGTCTATGCAGTTAATGTCCATGACGGAAAATTACTGTGGAAAACAAGACTTGGAGCACCTGTGATGACTACAGCTGCCATTTCTTCCAATGGGTTTTACATCAGTGATTTCGCTGGGAATATTTATTGTTTTAGGTCCAAAGAAAGTAACTGA
- a CDS encoding alkaline phosphatase family protein, which yields MKPLSGNCIALVLSISFVLLFVGCSTEKKSPKRVILLGLDGLSVEGFQTAAHPNIDSLFEDGVISFNTRTVMPSVTLPNWTSHLTAAGPEQHGVFENGWKKENHSLEPQEMDAEGYFPSIFKIVKDQVPNIKTAYYYNWKSLINPINQTYLDEVNFEENDEYSENYQAALDFIENNKSLPTLTFLYSVHVDHAGHRHQWMSPEYITAIEEVDNKIGEFVKQLKAKGLYQNTHFLLFTDHGGVGNGHGGTSPQEMEVPWMIKGPGIKKGFELTTPNSNTNTAAIIAHLFDIAQTPEAWIGKVPDEIIQDK from the coding sequence ATGAAGCCACTATCAGGCAATTGCATCGCCCTTGTTCTTTCGATAAGTTTCGTCCTATTATTTGTAGGTTGCAGTACAGAAAAAAAATCTCCCAAAAGAGTCATTCTATTAGGTTTGGACGGTCTTAGCGTAGAAGGCTTTCAGACAGCAGCGCATCCCAATATTGACTCCCTTTTCGAAGATGGGGTTATTTCCTTTAACACCAGAACTGTCATGCCATCCGTAACACTGCCAAACTGGACGAGCCATCTTACTGCAGCAGGCCCAGAACAACATGGCGTATTTGAAAATGGATGGAAAAAAGAAAACCATTCACTCGAACCGCAGGAGATGGATGCAGAAGGCTATTTCCCTTCTATATTTAAAATCGTCAAAGACCAAGTCCCCAACATAAAAACAGCCTATTATTACAACTGGAAAAGCCTCATCAACCCCATTAACCAAACCTATTTGGATGAGGTGAATTTTGAGGAGAATGATGAATATTCGGAAAACTATCAAGCCGCATTGGATTTTATCGAAAATAACAAAAGCCTCCCCACCTTGACTTTCCTTTATTCCGTGCACGTAGACCATGCCGGACACCGGCACCAGTGGATGTCTCCAGAATACATTACGGCCATCGAGGAAGTCGACAATAAGATTGGCGAGTTTGTGAAGCAATTAAAAGCGAAAGGTTTGTACCAAAACACTCACTTCCTTTTATTTACAGACCATGGTGGGGTAGGCAATGGTCACGGAGGAACGAGCCCTCAAGAAATGGAAGTCCCATGGATGATCAAGGGGCCGGGCATCAAGAAAGGTTTTGAACTTACTACACCGAATTCTAACACAAACACAGCAGCGATCATCGCCCACCTGTTCGACATCGCACAAACACCAGAGGCTTGGATCGGGAAGGTTCCTGATGAGATTATCCAAGATAAATAA
- a CDS encoding sulfatase yields MKLKLVGLLFCFCVGVAEAKIGLTSTIAREGGATPDFPNIVFFFVDDMGWQDTSVPFYTEKTSLNQRYHTPNMALLARQGMKFTQAYASAVCSPSRVSLMTGMNAARHRVTNWTLNKDVSPDIENPVVEPPKWNVNGLSPDPSVPYTVTAKTLPSLMKEAGYRTIHVGKAHFGAKGTPGEEPLNLGFDINIGGHAAGGPGSYLGIHKFSADWRDPGNHIWDIPGLASYHGQEIYLTEALTREALKEISKSVETEQPFYLYMSHYAIHAPWENDERYCHKYIAQGLSEDEATYASMIEGMDKSLGDIMEHLEQLGVADNTIIVFMSDNGVHKQMPQNKPLRGHKLSPYEGGIRVPLLVKWPGVVSPQTVNDEYVIIEDIFPTFLEMAGLRKYAQKSVDGKSFVHKLKGKTSSRQRPLLWHYPNTYYNPPYSVVRLGGWKLIYHHQDQRMELFNINKDIGETTDLSKVEEAKTKEMADLMTKLLKDTKAQMPIIKATGERVPFPSELTLSSYVHQSLLRSGSPSKPVDRQLFWGSSSSRYPLGQTMPILNASTGFNQKNLTR; encoded by the coding sequence ATGAAATTGAAATTGGTAGGATTGCTGTTTTGCTTTTGCGTGGGTGTGGCAGAGGCGAAAATAGGGCTTACATCAACTATTGCCCGAGAGGGGGGAGCAACACCTGATTTTCCCAATATTGTTTTTTTCTTTGTTGATGATATGGGCTGGCAGGATACTTCCGTTCCTTTTTACACGGAGAAGACTTCCCTAAATCAACGCTACCATACACCCAATATGGCGCTTTTGGCACGTCAAGGGATGAAATTCACCCAAGCTTATGCCAGTGCTGTTTGTTCTCCATCCAGGGTCAGTTTGATGACAGGAATGAATGCAGCCAGACATCGGGTAACCAACTGGACATTAAACAAGGATGTGTCGCCGGACATAGAAAATCCGGTAGTCGAACCACCCAAATGGAATGTAAATGGCCTTAGTCCAGACCCTTCTGTACCTTACACCGTCACGGCCAAAACCTTGCCTTCTTTGATGAAAGAGGCAGGCTATCGTACCATCCATGTCGGAAAGGCACATTTTGGCGCAAAAGGCACACCGGGAGAAGAGCCTTTGAACTTAGGTTTTGATATCAATATTGGTGGTCATGCCGCTGGAGGTCCAGGGAGTTATTTAGGTATACATAAATTCAGCGCTGACTGGAGGGACCCGGGAAACCATATATGGGATATTCCCGGATTAGCGTCCTACCATGGTCAAGAAATTTACCTGACCGAAGCACTGACACGGGAAGCCTTAAAGGAAATTAGTAAGTCGGTGGAGACAGAGCAGCCATTTTATTTGTACATGTCCCATTATGCCATTCATGCTCCTTGGGAGAATGATGAGCGATATTGCCATAAATATATTGCCCAGGGGCTTAGCGAAGATGAAGCCACGTATGCTTCCATGATTGAGGGTATGGACAAGTCTCTTGGTGATATTATGGAGCACTTGGAGCAATTAGGCGTTGCCGATAATACCATTATTGTGTTTATGTCCGATAACGGTGTTCATAAACAAATGCCACAAAATAAGCCCTTGAGAGGCCATAAGCTCAGCCCCTATGAAGGAGGTATTCGTGTGCCGCTATTGGTGAAGTGGCCTGGAGTGGTCAGCCCGCAAACAGTTAATGATGAATATGTCATTATAGAAGATATATTTCCTACCTTTTTGGAAATGGCAGGTCTTAGGAAATATGCCCAGAAGAGCGTTGATGGGAAGAGTTTCGTCCATAAGCTGAAGGGTAAAACCTCCTCCCGGCAACGGCCATTATTGTGGCATTATCCCAATACGTATTATAATCCGCCCTACAGTGTGGTCAGGCTGGGGGGCTGGAAGCTGATTTATCATCACCAAGACCAAAGAATGGAGCTTTTTAATATCAACAAGGATATAGGGGAAACTACCGATTTGAGTAAGGTAGAAGAAGCTAAGACCAAAGAAATGGCTGACTTGATGACCAAACTCCTCAAAGACACCAAAGCACAGATGCCTATTATAAAAGCCACTGGCGAAAGGGTCCCTTTTCCCAGTGAGTTGACTTTATCCTCCTATGTGCATCAGTCACTATTGCGGTCTGGCTCCCCTTCAAAACCCGTCGATAGGCAGCTGTTTTGGGGATCAAGTTCTTCCCGGTATCCGCTGGGACAGACCATGCCGATTCTTAATGCCTCAACTGGGTTTAATCAAAAGAATTTAACTAGATGA
- a CDS encoding NPCBM/NEW2 domain-containing protein: protein MKLSLIVLFVFFGCQLASAQTYVEVQDLTISLSEQTYAAPVKNQAVTGEQLSIGGEAFEKGIGVHSHSVIKINMNNGSHFSAKIGINDSKIDYESEVVKTIPLTDGKRVFYEVTSSKKQFIGVEGESGSVDQGTVIFKVIHNGEEIYSSGVMRRGDKAKEVNLDVKGGVLDLVVEDAGDGSSGDHAVWADPKIDYFEIAPVIIPGDFVSEKVEQKSDIKAALREKLMRLDPVELPIDQPSYDWLIDNSKAKAQVYRNGKDHLVLSNGLIARTFTLVPNLATIDYSNLMTGETLLRAVSSEGVLTLDGRSYDIGGLSPQPEYGYTLMKWTDQLTATNNSFQIQDFEVKEITDRLAWKRTRWAMNEKMPTGKEVVFTLSKNDILVKVHFALYDGIPTLSKWIEVINDSDLMVQLNSFKLEQLAVVEGENLVGTPDHWVTPNLHVQSDYAFGGMQQKTSQKTTYWEKDPRYTTQTNYPMNVPCLLEVKPPLGPETAIAVSDTLTTFRVWEMPMDSKEEERKGLFIRKMYRTISPWTTENPIFLHLTSTDPEVVKTAVDQCAEVGYEMIILSFGSGMDMEDESSDNYAKFSQLREYANAKGIELGGYSLLSSRWISEEVDVINPETGKRGGMIFGSSPCLSSEWGYEYFRKVKKFFEKTGMQVFENDGSYPGNVCASTSHAHHNGLGDSQWKQYAQIQGLYKWMRSKGIYMNVPDFYVNSGTNKTGIGYREVNWSLPRERHLMHGRLNIYDGLWDRTPSMCWTFVPLTQYHGGGAVATLEPLKDHLEDYENHMMQNYGSGVQACYRGARLYDAPETKKLVKEVVRWYKEYRHILNSDIIHLRRPSGKDWDGFLHANPTTKEKGLAMFFNPTDRDMEREIKLPLYYTGLTDVAKVREKEGDSRAYTLDRAYRIRLQVTIPANSYTWYVIE, encoded by the coding sequence ATGAAATTGTCTTTAATAGTGTTGTTCGTTTTTTTTGGGTGTCAGTTAGCTTCTGCCCAGACCTATGTCGAGGTTCAGGATCTGACGATTTCCCTGAGTGAACAAACGTATGCTGCTCCGGTAAAAAACCAGGCAGTGACCGGAGAGCAATTGTCCATAGGTGGAGAAGCCTTTGAAAAAGGCATTGGGGTTCATTCCCACTCGGTGATCAAAATAAACATGAACAATGGAAGCCACTTTTCTGCCAAAATTGGCATTAACGATTCCAAAATTGACTATGAATCAGAAGTAGTAAAAACTATACCACTTACAGACGGTAAGCGGGTTTTTTATGAGGTGACTTCCAGTAAAAAGCAATTTATTGGTGTTGAGGGTGAAAGCGGATCAGTAGATCAGGGGACTGTTATATTTAAGGTGATCCATAATGGAGAGGAAATCTACAGCAGTGGCGTCATGCGCAGAGGAGACAAAGCCAAGGAAGTCAACTTGGATGTAAAGGGAGGTGTACTGGACTTAGTAGTGGAGGATGCCGGAGATGGATCAAGCGGTGACCACGCTGTTTGGGCTGATCCAAAAATCGACTACTTTGAGATTGCTCCCGTTATCATTCCCGGAGATTTTGTAAGCGAAAAAGTAGAACAGAAAAGTGATATCAAGGCAGCTTTACGGGAGAAATTAATGAGGCTGGATCCAGTGGAATTGCCCATCGATCAGCCTAGCTATGATTGGTTGATTGATAATTCAAAAGCCAAGGCACAAGTATATAGAAACGGAAAAGATCACCTGGTCCTGAGCAATGGGTTGATTGCACGGACGTTTACCTTGGTTCCCAATTTGGCAACGATAGATTATTCCAACCTGATGACAGGAGAGACTTTGCTACGGGCTGTATCCAGCGAGGGGGTATTGACCTTGGACGGAAGAAGTTACGATATTGGTGGTTTGAGCCCACAGCCAGAGTATGGCTATACGTTAATGAAATGGACTGACCAGTTGACCGCTACCAATAATAGTTTCCAAATTCAGGATTTTGAAGTGAAGGAAATCACCGATCGACTAGCATGGAAAAGGACTCGCTGGGCCATGAACGAAAAGATGCCCACCGGCAAAGAAGTAGTGTTTACCCTTTCCAAGAATGATATTTTGGTGAAGGTGCACTTTGCTCTGTATGACGGGATACCTACACTTTCCAAGTGGATAGAGGTCATCAATGATAGTGATCTGATGGTGCAGCTGAACAGTTTTAAGCTCGAACAGCTGGCCGTGGTCGAGGGAGAAAACCTAGTGGGAACGCCCGACCATTGGGTGACACCCAACCTCCATGTGCAAAGTGATTATGCTTTTGGCGGGATGCAGCAAAAAACATCCCAGAAGACAACGTATTGGGAGAAAGACCCCCGCTACACCACGCAGACCAATTATCCCATGAACGTTCCTTGCCTGCTGGAAGTCAAGCCGCCCTTGGGACCCGAGACGGCCATTGCTGTCAGTGACACCCTGACCACTTTTAGGGTATGGGAAATGCCAATGGATTCAAAAGAAGAGGAACGAAAAGGTTTGTTTATCAGAAAAATGTACCGGACCATTTCACCTTGGACTACTGAAAACCCCATTTTTCTCCATTTGACCTCTACAGATCCCGAGGTAGTCAAAACGGCAGTGGACCAGTGCGCTGAAGTAGGCTATGAAATGATTATTTTAAGTTTCGGGAGCGGAATGGACATGGAAGATGAGTCCAGTGATAACTATGCGAAGTTCAGCCAGCTCAGGGAATATGCCAATGCCAAAGGGATCGAGCTGGGCGGTTACTCCCTATTGTCCAGTCGGTGGATCAGCGAGGAAGTGGACGTGATCAACCCAGAAACGGGCAAGAGAGGCGGGATGATCTTTGGCTCATCACCTTGCTTGAGCAGTGAATGGGGATATGAGTATTTCCGCAAGGTCAAGAAGTTCTTTGAGAAGACCGGAATGCAGGTATTTGAGAATGACGGATCCTATCCGGGGAATGTCTGTGCATCTACATCGCATGCCCACCATAATGGGCTAGGTGATTCGCAGTGGAAGCAATATGCCCAAATCCAGGGGCTGTACAAATGGATGCGATCGAAAGGCATTTATATGAACGTTCCTGATTTTTACGTCAATTCGGGAACCAATAAAACCGGAATAGGGTACAGGGAAGTCAATTGGTCATTGCCTCGCGAAAGGCACTTGATGCATGGACGACTGAATATTTACGATGGACTTTGGGACAGGACACCAAGTATGTGCTGGACATTTGTCCCTTTGACCCAATACCACGGTGGAGGCGCTGTGGCTACCCTAGAGCCGCTGAAGGACCATCTGGAGGATTATGAAAATCACATGATGCAAAACTATGGGTCCGGTGTCCAAGCTTGTTATAGGGGGGCGAGGTTATATGATGCCCCAGAGACCAAAAAACTGGTCAAGGAAGTGGTGAGGTGGTACAAGGAATATAGGCATATTCTTAACAGTGACATCATTCACCTGAGAAGACCATCTGGAAAAGACTGGGATGGGTTTTTGCATGCCAATCCAACTACGAAAGAGAAGGGCCTAGCCATGTTCTTTAACCCTACCGACCGGGACATGGAGCGTGAGATCAAGCTTCCATTGTACTACACAGGACTTACGGATGTGGCAAAAGTAAGGGAAAAGGAAGGAGATAGTAGGGCTTACACCTTGGACCGAGCGTACCGTATCCGGTTACAAGTTACTATTCCTGCCAATTCCTATACTTGGTATGTTATAGAGTAA
- a CDS encoding metallophosphoesterase family protein has protein sequence MNRKEFIKLGTLGAVSLTFRPSAHAVSPTRKSNITFGVITDLHHDIMHDGQKRLEAFLGDMKEQQPDFIIQLGDFCVPKPANQPLLDAWNTFSGDKHHVIGNHDTDGGFSKDQVVEFWEAKGNYYSFDKNGFHFVVLDGNEHNESSDRPKGYARYISPSQMDWLVDDLQKTNLPSIVCCHQGLDNERYGIENGMAVRYLLETANTNAGFQKVILVLSGHHHQDYFNKINDIHYVQINSASYYWLGDQYKTVRYSEQVDENYPWIKYTAPYKDPLWATITIASNGKINIKGKKSSFVGPSPKQMGVADNKDVYPIVPYISTRKLS, from the coding sequence ATGAACAGAAAAGAATTCATAAAGCTAGGCACATTGGGAGCAGTAAGCCTGACCTTCAGACCATCGGCACATGCTGTCTCCCCTACTCGCAAAAGTAACATTACGTTTGGAGTCATCACTGACTTGCACCATGACATCATGCATGATGGACAAAAAAGACTGGAAGCTTTCCTCGGGGACATGAAGGAACAACAGCCAGATTTTATCATTCAGCTGGGAGATTTCTGCGTCCCCAAACCAGCCAACCAACCGCTGTTGGATGCATGGAACACCTTCTCTGGTGATAAGCACCACGTCATTGGCAATCACGACACAGATGGAGGATTCAGTAAGGACCAAGTCGTGGAGTTTTGGGAAGCCAAGGGCAATTACTATTCTTTTGACAAAAATGGTTTCCACTTTGTCGTTTTGGATGGAAATGAACATAACGAAAGCTCAGATCGGCCAAAGGGCTATGCCCGGTATATCTCTCCCAGCCAAATGGACTGGTTGGTAGATGACCTCCAAAAAACAAACCTACCGTCCATCGTCTGCTGTCATCAAGGATTGGACAATGAGCGATACGGTATCGAAAACGGAATGGCGGTCAGGTACCTCCTGGAGACTGCCAACACCAACGCAGGCTTCCAAAAAGTAATCCTCGTCCTTTCTGGTCACCACCACCAAGATTATTTTAACAAGATCAACGACATCCATTACGTCCAGATCAACAGCGCAAGCTACTACTGGCTAGGTGACCAGTACAAAACCGTACGCTACTCTGAACAAGTCGACGAAAACTATCCTTGGATCAAATACACTGCGCCGTATAAGGATCCATTATGGGCCACCATCACCATTGCTTCAAACGGAAAAATCAATATAAAAGGGAAAAAATCCTCTTTCGTAGGACCTTCCCCAAAACAAATGGGCGTAGCTGATAACAAAGATGTCTACCCTATCGTGCCCTATATCTCCACCAGAAAACTAAGTTAA
- a CDS encoding DUF3604 domain-containing protein yields the protein MKNASHTFSAIIIAGLLVGCGSDKKSEDGAETVSAGSPVEVENTAFPEKVFWGSQHLHTAWSADAGASGTRVGPEEALRFARGEEVISNTKQKAQLARPLDWISITDHSDGAGVINAIIEGEPAVMDDPIVAQYHEDINAGGEKGKAAMMDIINRQATNSLPEIFTDPEFAKSNWDRNIDITEKYNEPGKFTALIGYEWTSNYGGGNNLHRNVIYRDGADIAKQMAPMTTFDSENPEDLWKWMANFEKVTGGAVLAIPHNGNMSNGLMFQETAFDGSPLTVELAQLRNKYEVLYETTQAKGTGETHPLLSPNDEFADFEIWDKGNLVLVPKKEGMIENEYIRQALQNGLKIEEKLGVNPFKYGQVGGTDIHTGLNTADEDNFWGKYANEEPRAERATEKALDFPSGFIMAWKLGASGYAGIWATSNTREALWDAMKRRETYATTGPRMTVRFFGGFEYTEADLKASNMPEIGYQKGVPMGGDIKADGDKAPTFMIHALKDPENANLDRVQVIKGWLDDQGGTHEKIYNVAWGDSDKRTLDSSGKLPDVGNSVNLEEATWEDSIGAGQLKTVWTDPDFNPELSSFYYVRVIQIPTPRWTLYDQVRFDVELGDEVPLTLQERAFTSPIWYHPN from the coding sequence ATGAAAAATGCAAGCCATACTTTTAGTGCAATAATAATAGCAGGACTCCTAGTCGGATGCGGCAGTGACAAAAAAAGTGAAGATGGAGCAGAGACAGTAAGTGCAGGGAGTCCGGTAGAGGTTGAGAATACAGCTTTTCCCGAAAAAGTATTTTGGGGAAGTCAGCATTTACATACGGCCTGGTCTGCAGATGCAGGTGCCTCGGGTACGAGAGTGGGGCCTGAGGAAGCCCTTCGCTTTGCACGGGGAGAGGAAGTCATTAGCAATACCAAACAAAAGGCACAGTTAGCAAGGCCGTTGGACTGGATTTCCATCACCGACCACTCAGATGGAGCCGGGGTGATCAATGCCATTATCGAAGGAGAGCCCGCTGTCATGGACGATCCTATAGTGGCACAGTATCATGAAGACATTAATGCCGGAGGCGAAAAAGGAAAAGCAGCCATGATGGACATCATCAATAGGCAAGCGACCAACAGCCTTCCCGAAATATTTACAGACCCTGAATTTGCCAAGTCCAATTGGGACAGGAACATTGATATTACAGAAAAGTATAATGAACCAGGCAAATTCACCGCATTGATTGGTTATGAATGGACTTCAAATTATGGTGGTGGCAATAACCTACACAGAAATGTCATTTATCGTGATGGTGCAGATATTGCCAAGCAAATGGCACCGATGACCACTTTTGATTCAGAAAACCCAGAAGACCTCTGGAAGTGGATGGCCAATTTTGAAAAGGTCACTGGAGGCGCTGTGCTGGCCATACCGCATAATGGAAACATGTCCAATGGGCTAATGTTTCAAGAAACGGCTTTTGATGGCAGTCCCCTTACGGTAGAGCTTGCCCAGTTGAGGAATAAATACGAAGTACTCTACGAAACCACCCAGGCAAAAGGCACCGGGGAGACCCACCCACTATTATCTCCCAATGATGAATTTGCGGATTTTGAAATCTGGGACAAGGGGAATCTCGTGTTAGTACCCAAAAAAGAAGGCATGATCGAAAACGAGTACATTCGTCAAGCTTTGCAAAACGGGCTTAAAATAGAAGAGAAATTGGGGGTAAATCCATTCAAATATGGGCAAGTAGGTGGTACAGACATTCACACAGGGCTAAACACAGCCGACGAAGACAACTTTTGGGGCAAATATGCCAATGAGGAACCAAGGGCAGAGCGGGCAACCGAAAAAGCACTGGATTTCCCATCGGGCTTCATCATGGCATGGAAACTGGGAGCTTCGGGCTATGCGGGCATCTGGGCCACTTCCAACACCCGTGAAGCACTATGGGACGCTATGAAACGTCGGGAAACCTACGCCACTACAGGGCCTAGGATGACGGTGCGCTTCTTCGGAGGGTTTGAATACACAGAAGCGGACCTTAAGGCCTCCAATATGCCAGAGATAGGATATCAAAAAGGCGTACCAATGGGAGGCGATATAAAAGCAGATGGCGACAAGGCACCGACTTTTATGATCCATGCACTTAAGGATCCTGAAAATGCCAATTTGGATCGGGTACAGGTCATAAAGGGCTGGCTGGATGATCAAGGTGGAACCCACGAAAAAATATACAACGTAGCTTGGGGTGATAGTGATAAACGCACGCTCGACAGCAGTGGGAAACTTCCGGACGTTGGAAACTCCGTAAACTTGGAAGAGGCTACTTGGGAAGATTCCATCGGAGCTGGGCAACTCAAAACGGTTTGGACAGACCCAGATTTCAACCCTGAGCTTTCTTCATTTTACTATGTTCGTGTCATCCAAATCCCGACCCCCAGGTGGACTCTTTATGATCAAGTCCGATTTGATGTGGAATTAGGTGATGAAGTACCGCTTACATTACAGGAGAGAGCCTTTACTTCACCTATCTGGTACCATCCTAACTAG